A DNA window from Mastomys coucha isolate ucsf_1 unplaced genomic scaffold, UCSF_Mcou_1 pScaffold21, whole genome shotgun sequence contains the following coding sequences:
- the Atxn2l gene encoding ataxin-2-like protein isoform X1 has protein sequence MLKPQPPQQTSQPQQPPPTQQAVARRPPGGTSPPNGGLPGPLPATVAPPGPPAAVSPCLGPAAAAGSGLRRGAESILATPAPPQHQERPGAVAIGSVRGQTTGKGPPQSPVFEGVYNNSRMLHFLTAVVGSTCDVKVKNGTTYEGIFKTLSSKFELAVDAVHRKASEPAGGPRREDIVDTMVFKPSDVLLVHFRNVDFNYATKDKFTDSAIAMNSKVNGEHKEKVLQRWEGGDSNSDDYDLESDMSNGWDPNEMFKFNEENYGVKTTYDSSLSSYTVPLEKDNSEEFRQRELRAAQLAREIESSPQYRLRIAMENDDGRTEEEKHSAVQRQGSGRESPSLVSREGKYIPLPQRVREGPRGGVRCSSSRGGRPGLSSLPPRGPHHLDNSSPGPGSEARGINGGPSRMSPKAQRPLRGAKTLSSPNSRPSGEASAPPTSAALPFLPVGRMYPPRSPKSAAPAPVSASCPEPPIGSAVASSASIPVTSSVVDTGAGCISPASPKLSLAPTDVKELPTKEPSRSLEAQELARIAGKVPGLQNEQKRFQLEELRKFGAQFKLQSSSSPETGLDPFPSRILKEEAKGKEKEVDGLLTTDPMGSPVSSKTESILDKEDKVPLAAVGGTEGPEPLPAPCPSQTGSPPVGLIKGDDKEEGPVPEQVKKSTLNPNAKEFNPAKPLLSVNKSTSTPTSPGPRTHSTPSIPVLTAGQSGLYSPQYISYIPQIHMGPAVQAPQMYPYPVSNSVPGQQGKYRGAKGSLPPQRSDQHQPASAPPMMQAAAAAAAAAGPPLVAATPYSSYIPYNPQQFPGQPAMMQPMAHYPSQPVFAPMLQSNPRMLTSGSHPQAIVSSSTPQYPSAEQPTPQALYATVHQSYPHHATQLHGHQPQPATTPTGSQPQSQHAAPSPVQHQAGQAPHLGSGQPQQNLYHPGALTGTPPSLPPGPSAQSPQSSFPQPAAVYAIHPHQQLPHGFTNMAHVTQAHVQTGVTAAPPPHPGAPHPPQVMLLHPPQGHGGPPQGAVPPSGVPALSASTPSPYPYIGHPQGEQPGQAPGFPGGADDRILCRVGRSHSRRRQGLAPGSVLCFPPSSLSCDPAAPLPTASPALSDPDCLLT, from the exons ATGTTGAAGCCTCAGCCGCCACAACAGACCTCCCAACCCCAGCAGCCGCCCCCCACGCAACAAGCCGTGGCTCGCCGGCCTCCCGGCGGCACCAGCCCTCCCAACGGCGGCCTCCCCGGACCGCTGCCCGCCACCGTGGCTCCCCCGGGGCCTCCCGCAGCGGTCTCCCCATGCCTAGGGCCTGCAGCCGCTGCCGGCAGCGGGCTCCGTCGCGGAGCCGAAAGCATCTTAGCGACGCCAGCGCCGCCGCAGCATCAAGAAAGGCCAGGGGCTGTGGCTATCGGCAGCGTCAG GGGACAGACCACCGGAAAGGGACCCCCACAGTCACCC GTGTTTGAAGGTGTCTACAACAATTCCAGGATGCTGCATTTCCTGACAGCTGTAGTG GGTTCTACTTGTGATGTAAAGGTGAAAAATGGCACCACTTACGAGGGCATATTCAAGACTCTGAGCTCAAAG TTCGAACTGGCAGTAGACGCAGTACATCGGAAAGCATCTGAGCCAGCAGGTGGGCCTCGTCGGGAGGACATTGTGGACACCATGGTGTTTAAACCAAGTGATGTTCTGCTTGTCCACTTCCGAAATGTTGACTTCAATTATGCGACTAAAG ACAAGTTCACTGACTCAGCCATTGCCATGAACTCTAAGGTGAATGGAGAACACAAAGAGAAGGTGCTTCAGCGTTGGGAGGGCGGTGATAGCAACAGTGATGACTATGATCTGGAATCTGATATG tccaatggatgggaTCCCAATGAGATGTTCAAATTTAATGAGGAGAACTATGGAGTAAAGACCACCTATGACAGCAGTCTATCTTCTTACAC GGTTCCCTTAGAAAAGGACAACTCTGAAGAGTTTCGGCAGCGGGAGCTTCGAGCGGCCCAGTTGGCTCGAGAGATTGAGTCTAGTCCCCAGTACCGTTTACGGATAGCTATGGAAAATGACGATGGGCgaacagaggaggagaagcacAGCGCAGTTCAGCGGCAGGGGTCTGGTCGGGAGAGCCCCAGCTTGGTATCCAG GGAGGGGAAATATATCCCTCTGCCTCAGCGAGTTCGAGAAGGTCCCCGGGGAGGAGTTCGATGCAGCAGTTCTCGAGGAGGGCGGCCTGGCCTTAGCTCTTTGCCACCTCGTGGCCCTCACCATCTTGACAACAGCAGTCCTGGCCCTGGGTCTGAGGCACGTGGTATCAATGGAG gtCCTTCCCGCATGTCCCCCAAGGCACAGCGGCCTCTAAGAGGTGCCAAGACCTTATCTTCACCCAACAGTAGGCCTTCTGGAGAAGCGTCTGCCCCTCCGACATCCGCAG ctctcccttttcttccagTGGGCCGGATGTACCCTCCACGGTCTCCCAAGTCTGCTGCTCCTGCCCCAGTCTCAGCTTCCTGTCCTGAGCCTCCCATTGGTTCAGCAGTGGCATCCTCTGCCTCCATCCCTGTGACATCATCAGTTGTGGATACTGGTGCAGGCTGTATTTCCCCGGCATCTCCAAAACTCTCCCTGGCCCCTACAGATG tAAAAGAACTCCCAACCAAGGAACCCAGTAGAAGTTTGGAAGCCCAAGAGCTGGCCCGCATAGCTGGGAAAG TCCCTGGCCTTCAGAATGAACAAAAACGATTTCAGTTGGAAGAACTGAGAAAATTTGGGGCCCAGTTTAAG CTTCAATCTAGTAGCTCCCCTGAGACGGGCCTGGATCCATTTCCTTCCCGGATCTTGAAAGAAGAGgccaaaggaaaggagaaagaagtggaTGGCCTATTGACTACAGATCCCATGGGATCCCCAGTCTCCTCCAAGACAGAATCCATATTGGATAAGGAAGACAAAGTGCCCCTGGCAGCAGTGGGAGGGACTGAGGGGCCAGAGCCTCTCCCAGCGCCTTGCCCCAGCCAAACTGGCAGTCCTCCAGTGGGCCTCATCAAGGGAGATGACAAAGAGGAGGGCCCTGTTCCTGA ACAAGTAAAGAAGTCTACTTTGAACCCTAATGCCAAGGAGTTCAATCCAGCAAAGCCTCTGCTGTCTGTG AACAAATCTACCAGTACTCCAACTTCACCAGGGCCCCGTACTCATTCAACACCTTCTATACCGGTGCTGACAGCAGGCCAGAGTGGGCTCTACAGTCCCCAGTACATCTCATATATACCTCAGATCCACATGGGACCAGCTGTACAG GCACCTCAGATGTATCCATATCCTGTATCCAATTCGGTGCCTGGGCAGCAGGGCAAGTACCGGGGTGCAAAAG GCTCACTTCCCCCTCAGCGCTCTGACCAGCACCAACCAGCCTCGGCCCCTCCGATGatgcaggctgctgctgctgccgccgctgctgctggCCCACCCCTGGTGGCTGCCACACCTTACTCCTCCTATATCCCCTACAACCCACAGCAGTTCCCAGGCCAGCCTGCCATGATGCAGCCCATGGCACACTACCCTTCACAG CCGGTGTTCGCCCCTATGCTTCAAAGTAATCCCCGAATGTTGACATCGGGAAGCCATCCCCAGGCCATCGTGTCATCCTCTACTCCTCAGTACCCTTCTGCAGAGCAGCCTACCCCCCAAGCCCTCTATG CCACTGTTCACCAATCCTATCCACACCATGCCACGCAGCTCCATGGCCACCAGCCGCAGCCGGCCACCACACCCACTGGGAGCCAGCCACAATCCCAGCATGCGGCCCCCAGTCCCGTTCAG CACCAGGCGGGGCAGGCCCCTCACCTGGGCAGTGGACAGCCACAGCAGAATCTGTACCATCCAGGGGCCCTAACAGGCACGCCACCTTCTCTACCACCGGGACCTTCTGCCCAGTCCCCTCAAAGCAGCTTCCCCCAGCCAGCTGCTGTGTATGCCATCCATCCCCACCAGCAGCTGCCCCACGGCTTCACCAACATGGCCCATGTTACCCAG GCCCATGTCCAAACTGGAGTCACAGCAGCCCCGCCCCCACACCCTGGGGCTCCCCACCCGCCCCAGGTGATGCTGCTGCACCCCCCCCAGGGCCATGGGGGCCCCCCCCAAGGCGCGGTGCCCCCGAGTGGGGTGCCTGCACTCTCAGCTTCCACACCCTCACCCTACCCCTACATCGGACACCCCCAAGGTGAGCAGCCTGGCCAGGCGCCTGGATTTCCAGGAGGAGCCGATGACAGGATTC TATGTAGGGTGGGCAGAAGCCACAGTCGCCGCCGCCAGGGGCTTGCTCCTGGCTCTGTCCTTTGCTTCCCTCCGTCCTCGCTCAGTTGTGATCCAGCAGcccccctccccactgcctccccagctctcagTGACCCCGACTGTCTCCTGACTTAG
- the Atxn2l gene encoding ataxin-2-like protein isoform X8: MLKPQPPQQTSQPQQPPPTQQAVARRPPGGTSPPNGGLPGPLPATVAPPGPPAAVSPCLGPAAAAGSGLRRGAESILATPAPPQHQERPGAVAIGSVRGQTTGKGPPQSPVFEGVYNNSRMLHFLTAVVGSTCDVKVKNGTTYEGIFKTLSSKFELAVDAVHRKASEPAGGPRREDIVDTMVFKPSDVLLVHFRNVDFNYATKDKFTDSAIAMNSKVNGEHKEKVLQRWEGGDSNSDDYDLESDMSNGWDPNEMFKFNEENYGVKTTYDSSLSSYTVPLEKDNSEEFRQRELRAAQLAREIESSPQYRLRIAMENDDGRTEEEKHSAVQRQGSGRESPSLVSREGKYIPLPQRVREGPRGGVRCSSSRGGRPGLSSLPPRGPHHLDNSSPGPGSEARGINGGPSRMSPKAQRPLRGAKTLSSPNSRPSGEASAPPTSAALPFLPVGRMYPPRSPKSAAPAPVSASCPEPPIGSAVASSASIPVTSSVVDTGAGCISPASPKLSLAPTDVKELPTKEPSRSLEAQELARIAGKVPGLQNEQKRFQLEELRKFGAQFKLQSSSSPETGLDPFPSRILKEEAKGKEKEVDGLLTTDPMGSPVSSKTESILDKEDKVPLAAVGGTEGPEPLPAPCPSQTGSPPVGLIKGDDKEEGPVPEQVKKSTLNPNAKEFNPAKPLLSVNKSTSTPTSPGPRTHSTPSIPVLTAGQSGLYSPQYISYIPQIHMGPAVQAPQMYPYPVSNSVPGQQGKYRGAKGSLPPQRSDQHQPASAPPMMQAAAAAAAAAGPPLVAATPYSSYIPYNPQQFPGQPAMMQPMAHYPSQPVFAPMLQSNPRMLTSGSHPQAIVSSSTPQYPSAEQPTPQALYATVHQSYPHHATQLHGHQPQPATTPTGSQPQSQHAAPSPVQHQAGQAPHLGSGQPQQNLYHPGALTGTPPSLPPGPSAQSPQSSFPQPAAVYAIHPHQQLPHGFTNMAHVTQAHVQTGVTAAPPPHPGAPHPPQVMLLHPPQGHGGPPQGAVPPSGVPALSASTPSPYPYIGHPQALSDPDCLLT; the protein is encoded by the exons ATGTTGAAGCCTCAGCCGCCACAACAGACCTCCCAACCCCAGCAGCCGCCCCCCACGCAACAAGCCGTGGCTCGCCGGCCTCCCGGCGGCACCAGCCCTCCCAACGGCGGCCTCCCCGGACCGCTGCCCGCCACCGTGGCTCCCCCGGGGCCTCCCGCAGCGGTCTCCCCATGCCTAGGGCCTGCAGCCGCTGCCGGCAGCGGGCTCCGTCGCGGAGCCGAAAGCATCTTAGCGACGCCAGCGCCGCCGCAGCATCAAGAAAGGCCAGGGGCTGTGGCTATCGGCAGCGTCAG GGGACAGACCACCGGAAAGGGACCCCCACAGTCACCC GTGTTTGAAGGTGTCTACAACAATTCCAGGATGCTGCATTTCCTGACAGCTGTAGTG GGTTCTACTTGTGATGTAAAGGTGAAAAATGGCACCACTTACGAGGGCATATTCAAGACTCTGAGCTCAAAG TTCGAACTGGCAGTAGACGCAGTACATCGGAAAGCATCTGAGCCAGCAGGTGGGCCTCGTCGGGAGGACATTGTGGACACCATGGTGTTTAAACCAAGTGATGTTCTGCTTGTCCACTTCCGAAATGTTGACTTCAATTATGCGACTAAAG ACAAGTTCACTGACTCAGCCATTGCCATGAACTCTAAGGTGAATGGAGAACACAAAGAGAAGGTGCTTCAGCGTTGGGAGGGCGGTGATAGCAACAGTGATGACTATGATCTGGAATCTGATATG tccaatggatgggaTCCCAATGAGATGTTCAAATTTAATGAGGAGAACTATGGAGTAAAGACCACCTATGACAGCAGTCTATCTTCTTACAC GGTTCCCTTAGAAAAGGACAACTCTGAAGAGTTTCGGCAGCGGGAGCTTCGAGCGGCCCAGTTGGCTCGAGAGATTGAGTCTAGTCCCCAGTACCGTTTACGGATAGCTATGGAAAATGACGATGGGCgaacagaggaggagaagcacAGCGCAGTTCAGCGGCAGGGGTCTGGTCGGGAGAGCCCCAGCTTGGTATCCAG GGAGGGGAAATATATCCCTCTGCCTCAGCGAGTTCGAGAAGGTCCCCGGGGAGGAGTTCGATGCAGCAGTTCTCGAGGAGGGCGGCCTGGCCTTAGCTCTTTGCCACCTCGTGGCCCTCACCATCTTGACAACAGCAGTCCTGGCCCTGGGTCTGAGGCACGTGGTATCAATGGAG gtCCTTCCCGCATGTCCCCCAAGGCACAGCGGCCTCTAAGAGGTGCCAAGACCTTATCTTCACCCAACAGTAGGCCTTCTGGAGAAGCGTCTGCCCCTCCGACATCCGCAG ctctcccttttcttccagTGGGCCGGATGTACCCTCCACGGTCTCCCAAGTCTGCTGCTCCTGCCCCAGTCTCAGCTTCCTGTCCTGAGCCTCCCATTGGTTCAGCAGTGGCATCCTCTGCCTCCATCCCTGTGACATCATCAGTTGTGGATACTGGTGCAGGCTGTATTTCCCCGGCATCTCCAAAACTCTCCCTGGCCCCTACAGATG tAAAAGAACTCCCAACCAAGGAACCCAGTAGAAGTTTGGAAGCCCAAGAGCTGGCCCGCATAGCTGGGAAAG TCCCTGGCCTTCAGAATGAACAAAAACGATTTCAGTTGGAAGAACTGAGAAAATTTGGGGCCCAGTTTAAG CTTCAATCTAGTAGCTCCCCTGAGACGGGCCTGGATCCATTTCCTTCCCGGATCTTGAAAGAAGAGgccaaaggaaaggagaaagaagtggaTGGCCTATTGACTACAGATCCCATGGGATCCCCAGTCTCCTCCAAGACAGAATCCATATTGGATAAGGAAGACAAAGTGCCCCTGGCAGCAGTGGGAGGGACTGAGGGGCCAGAGCCTCTCCCAGCGCCTTGCCCCAGCCAAACTGGCAGTCCTCCAGTGGGCCTCATCAAGGGAGATGACAAAGAGGAGGGCCCTGTTCCTGA ACAAGTAAAGAAGTCTACTTTGAACCCTAATGCCAAGGAGTTCAATCCAGCAAAGCCTCTGCTGTCTGTG AACAAATCTACCAGTACTCCAACTTCACCAGGGCCCCGTACTCATTCAACACCTTCTATACCGGTGCTGACAGCAGGCCAGAGTGGGCTCTACAGTCCCCAGTACATCTCATATATACCTCAGATCCACATGGGACCAGCTGTACAG GCACCTCAGATGTATCCATATCCTGTATCCAATTCGGTGCCTGGGCAGCAGGGCAAGTACCGGGGTGCAAAAG GCTCACTTCCCCCTCAGCGCTCTGACCAGCACCAACCAGCCTCGGCCCCTCCGATGatgcaggctgctgctgctgccgccgctgctgctggCCCACCCCTGGTGGCTGCCACACCTTACTCCTCCTATATCCCCTACAACCCACAGCAGTTCCCAGGCCAGCCTGCCATGATGCAGCCCATGGCACACTACCCTTCACAG CCGGTGTTCGCCCCTATGCTTCAAAGTAATCCCCGAATGTTGACATCGGGAAGCCATCCCCAGGCCATCGTGTCATCCTCTACTCCTCAGTACCCTTCTGCAGAGCAGCCTACCCCCCAAGCCCTCTATG CCACTGTTCACCAATCCTATCCACACCATGCCACGCAGCTCCATGGCCACCAGCCGCAGCCGGCCACCACACCCACTGGGAGCCAGCCACAATCCCAGCATGCGGCCCCCAGTCCCGTTCAG CACCAGGCGGGGCAGGCCCCTCACCTGGGCAGTGGACAGCCACAGCAGAATCTGTACCATCCAGGGGCCCTAACAGGCACGCCACCTTCTCTACCACCGGGACCTTCTGCCCAGTCCCCTCAAAGCAGCTTCCCCCAGCCAGCTGCTGTGTATGCCATCCATCCCCACCAGCAGCTGCCCCACGGCTTCACCAACATGGCCCATGTTACCCAG GCCCATGTCCAAACTGGAGTCACAGCAGCCCCGCCCCCACACCCTGGGGCTCCCCACCCGCCCCAGGTGATGCTGCTGCACCCCCCCCAGGGCCATGGGGGCCCCCCCCAAGGCGCGGTGCCCCCGAGTGGGGTGCCTGCACTCTCAGCTTCCACACCCTCACCCTACCCCTACATCGGACACCCCCAAG ctctcagTGACCCCGACTGTCTCCTGACTTAG
- the Atxn2l gene encoding ataxin-2-like protein isoform X9: MLKPQPPQQTSQPQQPPPTQQAVARRPPGGTSPPNGGLPGPLPATVAPPGPPAAVSPCLGPAAAAGSGLRRGAESILATPAPPQHQERPGAVAIGSVRGQTTGKGPPQSPVFEGVYNNSRMLHFLTAVVGSTCDVKVKNGTTYEGIFKTLSSKFELAVDAVHRKASEPAGGPRREDIVDTMVFKPSDVLLVHFRNVDFNYATKDKFTDSAIAMNSKVNGEHKEKVLQRWEGGDSNSDDYDLESDMSNGWDPNEMFKFNEENYGVKTTYDSSLSSYTVPLEKDNSEEFRQRELRAAQLAREIESSPQYRLRIAMENDDGRTEEEKHSAVQRQGSGRESPSLVSREGKYIPLPQRVREGPRGGVRCSSSRGGRPGLSSLPPRGPHHLDNSSPGPGSEARGINGGPSRMSPKAQRPLRGAKTLSSPNSRPSGEASAPPTSAVGRMYPPRSPKSAAPAPVSASCPEPPIGSAVASSASIPVTSSVVDTGAGCISPASPKLSLAPTDVKELPTKEPSRSLEAQELARIAGKVPGLQNEQKRFQLEELRKFGAQFKLQSSSSPETGLDPFPSRILKEEAKGKEKEVDGLLTTDPMGSPVSSKTESILDKEDKVPLAAVGGTEGPEPLPAPCPSQTGSPPVGLIKGDDKEEGPVPEQVKKSTLNPNAKEFNPAKPLLSVNKSTSTPTSPGPRTHSTPSIPVLTAGQSGLYSPQYISYIPQIHMGPAVQAPQMYPYPVSNSVPGQQGKYRGAKGSLPPQRSDQHQPASAPPMMQAAAAAAAAAGPPLVAATPYSSYIPYNPQQFPGQPAMMQPMAHYPSQPVFAPMLQSNPRMLTSGSHPQAIVSSSTPQYPSAEQPTPQALYATVHQSYPHHATQLHGHQPQPATTPTGSQPQSQHAAPSPVQHQAGQAPHLGSGQPQQNLYHPGALTGTPPSLPPGPSAQSPQSSFPQPAAVYAIHPHQQLPHGFTNMAHVTQAHVQTGVTAAPPPHPGAPHPPQVMLLHPPQGHGGPPQGAVPPSGVPALSASTPSPYPYIGHPQVQSHPSQQLPFHPPGN; the protein is encoded by the exons ATGTTGAAGCCTCAGCCGCCACAACAGACCTCCCAACCCCAGCAGCCGCCCCCCACGCAACAAGCCGTGGCTCGCCGGCCTCCCGGCGGCACCAGCCCTCCCAACGGCGGCCTCCCCGGACCGCTGCCCGCCACCGTGGCTCCCCCGGGGCCTCCCGCAGCGGTCTCCCCATGCCTAGGGCCTGCAGCCGCTGCCGGCAGCGGGCTCCGTCGCGGAGCCGAAAGCATCTTAGCGACGCCAGCGCCGCCGCAGCATCAAGAAAGGCCAGGGGCTGTGGCTATCGGCAGCGTCAG GGGACAGACCACCGGAAAGGGACCCCCACAGTCACCC GTGTTTGAAGGTGTCTACAACAATTCCAGGATGCTGCATTTCCTGACAGCTGTAGTG GGTTCTACTTGTGATGTAAAGGTGAAAAATGGCACCACTTACGAGGGCATATTCAAGACTCTGAGCTCAAAG TTCGAACTGGCAGTAGACGCAGTACATCGGAAAGCATCTGAGCCAGCAGGTGGGCCTCGTCGGGAGGACATTGTGGACACCATGGTGTTTAAACCAAGTGATGTTCTGCTTGTCCACTTCCGAAATGTTGACTTCAATTATGCGACTAAAG ACAAGTTCACTGACTCAGCCATTGCCATGAACTCTAAGGTGAATGGAGAACACAAAGAGAAGGTGCTTCAGCGTTGGGAGGGCGGTGATAGCAACAGTGATGACTATGATCTGGAATCTGATATG tccaatggatgggaTCCCAATGAGATGTTCAAATTTAATGAGGAGAACTATGGAGTAAAGACCACCTATGACAGCAGTCTATCTTCTTACAC GGTTCCCTTAGAAAAGGACAACTCTGAAGAGTTTCGGCAGCGGGAGCTTCGAGCGGCCCAGTTGGCTCGAGAGATTGAGTCTAGTCCCCAGTACCGTTTACGGATAGCTATGGAAAATGACGATGGGCgaacagaggaggagaagcacAGCGCAGTTCAGCGGCAGGGGTCTGGTCGGGAGAGCCCCAGCTTGGTATCCAG GGAGGGGAAATATATCCCTCTGCCTCAGCGAGTTCGAGAAGGTCCCCGGGGAGGAGTTCGATGCAGCAGTTCTCGAGGAGGGCGGCCTGGCCTTAGCTCTTTGCCACCTCGTGGCCCTCACCATCTTGACAACAGCAGTCCTGGCCCTGGGTCTGAGGCACGTGGTATCAATGGAG gtCCTTCCCGCATGTCCCCCAAGGCACAGCGGCCTCTAAGAGGTGCCAAGACCTTATCTTCACCCAACAGTAGGCCTTCTGGAGAAGCGTCTGCCCCTCCGACATCCGCAG TGGGCCGGATGTACCCTCCACGGTCTCCCAAGTCTGCTGCTCCTGCCCCAGTCTCAGCTTCCTGTCCTGAGCCTCCCATTGGTTCAGCAGTGGCATCCTCTGCCTCCATCCCTGTGACATCATCAGTTGTGGATACTGGTGCAGGCTGTATTTCCCCGGCATCTCCAAAACTCTCCCTGGCCCCTACAGATG tAAAAGAACTCCCAACCAAGGAACCCAGTAGAAGTTTGGAAGCCCAAGAGCTGGCCCGCATAGCTGGGAAAG TCCCTGGCCTTCAGAATGAACAAAAACGATTTCAGTTGGAAGAACTGAGAAAATTTGGGGCCCAGTTTAAG CTTCAATCTAGTAGCTCCCCTGAGACGGGCCTGGATCCATTTCCTTCCCGGATCTTGAAAGAAGAGgccaaaggaaaggagaaagaagtggaTGGCCTATTGACTACAGATCCCATGGGATCCCCAGTCTCCTCCAAGACAGAATCCATATTGGATAAGGAAGACAAAGTGCCCCTGGCAGCAGTGGGAGGGACTGAGGGGCCAGAGCCTCTCCCAGCGCCTTGCCCCAGCCAAACTGGCAGTCCTCCAGTGGGCCTCATCAAGGGAGATGACAAAGAGGAGGGCCCTGTTCCTGA ACAAGTAAAGAAGTCTACTTTGAACCCTAATGCCAAGGAGTTCAATCCAGCAAAGCCTCTGCTGTCTGTG AACAAATCTACCAGTACTCCAACTTCACCAGGGCCCCGTACTCATTCAACACCTTCTATACCGGTGCTGACAGCAGGCCAGAGTGGGCTCTACAGTCCCCAGTACATCTCATATATACCTCAGATCCACATGGGACCAGCTGTACAG GCACCTCAGATGTATCCATATCCTGTATCCAATTCGGTGCCTGGGCAGCAGGGCAAGTACCGGGGTGCAAAAG GCTCACTTCCCCCTCAGCGCTCTGACCAGCACCAACCAGCCTCGGCCCCTCCGATGatgcaggctgctgctgctgccgccgctgctgctggCCCACCCCTGGTGGCTGCCACACCTTACTCCTCCTATATCCCCTACAACCCACAGCAGTTCCCAGGCCAGCCTGCCATGATGCAGCCCATGGCACACTACCCTTCACAG CCGGTGTTCGCCCCTATGCTTCAAAGTAATCCCCGAATGTTGACATCGGGAAGCCATCCCCAGGCCATCGTGTCATCCTCTACTCCTCAGTACCCTTCTGCAGAGCAGCCTACCCCCCAAGCCCTCTATG CCACTGTTCACCAATCCTATCCACACCATGCCACGCAGCTCCATGGCCACCAGCCGCAGCCGGCCACCACACCCACTGGGAGCCAGCCACAATCCCAGCATGCGGCCCCCAGTCCCGTTCAG CACCAGGCGGGGCAGGCCCCTCACCTGGGCAGTGGACAGCCACAGCAGAATCTGTACCATCCAGGGGCCCTAACAGGCACGCCACCTTCTCTACCACCGGGACCTTCTGCCCAGTCCCCTCAAAGCAGCTTCCCCCAGCCAGCTGCTGTGTATGCCATCCATCCCCACCAGCAGCTGCCCCACGGCTTCACCAACATGGCCCATGTTACCCAG GCCCATGTCCAAACTGGAGTCACAGCAGCCCCGCCCCCACACCCTGGGGCTCCCCACCCGCCCCAGGTGATGCTGCTGCACCCCCCCCAGGGCCATGGGGGCCCCCCCCAAGGCGCGGTGCCCCCGAGTGGGGTGCCTGCACTCTCAGCTTCCACACCCTCACCCTACCCCTACATCGGACACCCCCAAG TTCAATCTCATCCCTCCCAGCAGCTCCCCTTCCACCCCCCGGGGAACTGA